CCTCGATGTTTGGACTGCTCACGGCACCACAACAACGGGCCTTATTTCGGCTGGTGCATCACAACCGTGATCACCTCATGGCACAAATGCCAATGCGAATCTGCCATCCCCCAATGGCAGGGGTGGAGTGGGAAAACAAAACGGGGTCCGACCCTAAAAACTGGCCTTGGAGTTATCACAACGGTGGGCATTGGCCCAGCCTGCTTTGGTTTTTTGGATCATCAATCCTTCTCCATGAACGGCTGCATCCCAATGCTGACGTGTTGTTAATGAGTGAAATGACCACACTCCTCGACGAGTGCTACTGGAGCCATCTCAACCAACTCCCGCGGCAACAGTGGGCTGAATATTTCGATGGGCCAACGGGAACATGGGTGGGACAACAATCAAGGACATTTCAAACCTGGACCATCGTGGGGTTCCTCTTAACCCACCATTTCCTCCGAGTGAATCCCGATGACGTCTTAATGCTGAATCTGGATGCTGGCCTCGGCCGCTAATGCAGAGACCCAAAAGGTCATAAAAAAGCCCCCAGCTCCTGCGAGCTGGGGGCTTTAGTGATCCGTTTAAGTACGGCTCAGAACAATCCGAGTGTGAGTGACTTATCGATTGGCATCGCAGCACCAATACCCAAGTAAATGGTGGTGAAGGTTCCAAACAGGAACACAGTCATGGCCACTGGACGGCGGAAGGGATTTTGGAACTTGTTGAAGCTCTCAATAAACGGTACAAGCATCAATCCCAAGGGGACCAAGGTTTGTAGAGCAATTCCAAGAAGCTTGTTTGGAACAACACGCAGAATCTGGAACACCGGATAGAGGTACCACTCGGGCAAAATCTCTAGTGGTGTAGCGAAAGGATCTGCTTTGTCGGCCAACATTGCAGGGTCGAGGACTGCCAGTCCAACAACACAAGCGATTGTGCCCAAGATGACGACCGGGAAAATATAGAGAAGGTCGTTCGGCCAGGCGGGTTCACCGTAGTAGTTGTGACCCATGCCCTTGGCGAGCTTGGCCCGCATTTTGGGATCGGAGAGATCAGGCTTCTTGAGAATGTGCATCAGTTAATCCAAGTGTTGAAAGAACGGAAGGAACAACGATCACAAGGGACCGGAAATACCTTGCTTACGGATCATCAGGAAGTGCATGAGCATGAACACCGCGAGGAGCCAAGGCATCACGAAGGTGTGAAGGCTGTAAAAGCGAGTCAGAGTCGCTTGACCAACGCTTTCTCCACCGCGGAGTAACTCAACCATGAAGTCGCCAACCACGGGAATGGCCGCAGGAACGCCGGAGACAATCTTCACAGCCCAGTAACCAACCTGATCCCAGGGAAGGGAGTAGCCAGTAACACCGAACGAAACCGTGATCACAGCCATGGTGACACCAGTCACCCAGGTGAGCTCACGAGGACGCTTAAAACCACCGGTGAGATAGACCCGGAACACATGCAAAATCAGCATGAGCACCATCATCGAGGCACTCCAACGGTGCACCGAGCGAATCAGCCAGCCGAAGCTGACATCAGTCATCAGATACTGAACAGAGGTATACGCCTCAGCAACTGTTGGCTTGTAATAGAAAGTCATCGCGAACCCTGTCGCGAACTGGATCAGGAAGCAGACCAGCGTGATGCCACCCAGGCAATAAAAGATATTGACGTGGGGGGGGACGTATTTTGTGCCGATGTCATCAGCAATGTCCTGGATTTCCAGACGTTCCTGGAACCAGTCGTAAACGGGCGAAGAGTTCGCCATGCACAAGCGGGCTCGGGTTGCGAAAGTCTACGGAGCACGCTTCAACCAACGAGGCGAAAGGACTGTGATGTATCCAACTGTTAACAACTTCTCGCATCGTCTGCGGCGCAACACATCTCCCATGGCCAAAAAGCTCATCACTCAACTGATTGCGGCCTGCATCGCGTTTGGACTGGTGTTCGTGCCTATTTCGGGGGTCTACGCCCTCAGCGATACCCAGCAACTCGTCGTGGATAGCTGGCGCCTGGTGAACCAGGGCTACTGGAACCCGGAACGACTTGATGACGTGCGATGGCGACGCCAACGTCAAAAAGCCCTCGAAAAAACAATTCAGAGCAGCGACGACGCCTACAACGCCATAGAAGAGATGCTCGGGGAACTCGGCGACCCCTACACACGACTCCTACGGCCGAAGGACTACGCAGCGATCAAAAACAGCACCAGTGGAAATCTCAGTGGTGTGGGGCTGCAACTTGGTCCTGATGACCAGCAAGACCAAGTAGTCGTGATTTCAGCTTTGGACGGATCGCCCGCTGCGGACGCCGAAATCGCTAGCGGGGCGTACCTCCTCGCTGTCGATGGGCAACCCATCTCCGATCTCGGCCTTGAAGGCGCCGCCAATGCGCTTCGCGGTGAAGTTGGCACCCAGGTGGTTCTGACATTGCAGCAAGGAAGCAATAGTCCTGAAGAACTGTCCTTAGAACGCCGCAGCGTCGACCTTCGTCCGGTGCGGACACGGCGGTTGCGCACCGAATCCCACACCCTGGGTTATTTGCGTATTACCCAGTTCACAGAGGGGGTTCCCATGCAAGTGCTGGAGGCACTCGCTGAACTCCAAGACAAAGGCATCGAAGGATTGGTGTTGGACCTCCGCAACAACTCTGGTGGGCTTGTGAGTTCTGGATTAGCCGTTGCGGACGACTTCCTCAGCGGGGGAGCCATCGTTGAAACCCGCAACCGAGAAGGCATTACAGACAGCATTCAGGCCGGGACTTCAACACTGTTTGACGGACCCATGCTCACCCTGGTGAATGGCGGCACGGCAAGCGCTAGCGAAATCCTTGCGGGTGCCTTGCAGGACAGCGGCCGCTCAACCCTGCTGGGCAATCGAACCTTCGGGAAAGGGCTCATTCAAACCCTCACGAACCTGAGTGATGGCAGTGGTCTTGCCGTCACCGTGGCGGGCTATGTCACCCCCAGCGGACGGGATATTCAGGATGCAGGGATTGAACCCGATCGCCTGCTTTCCGATCCCGAACCTCTCAACCCAGGAGGCGAAGGAGACCGCTGGCTGAATGAAGCAGAGCAATGGATGGCGTCGTTGCTGGAGCTCGACAACAGCACCTCCATCCCATGAGGCAACGGACGTACAACGACCCACTGCATCGAGAAATCGGCCTGGAGCAGAACGCTCCTTGCGAGGCCATGGTGATGGAACTCATAGACACAGCGCCATTTCAACGCCTGCGTCGCATCCGTCAGCTCGGTCCAGCCTTCCTGACTTTTCATGGTGCTGAATCAAGCCGCTTCACCCACTCGCTAGGGGTCTTTCACCTGGCCCGTCGTGCGTTTAAGCGCATGGTGGAGCAAGCACCAGAACTTGAGCCCCACCGGCCTGTTTTGTATGCGGCAGCACTGCTTCACGACTTAGGTCATGGCCCCCTAAGCCATACGGGGGAAGAAATGTTTGGCGTGCGTCATGAGTCCTGGTCTGCACGGATCATCCGCGACCACACCGAGATTCGCGAATGCCTCGAAAACGAGCGGGCCAACACTGCCGATTCCGTGGCCGATTTGTTGGAACACGGCATCAGCCCCCATCCCGTGATCCAACGGCTGGTTAGCAGTCAGTTGGATTGCGACCGACTCGATTATTTGCTTCGCGATAGTTACAGCACTGGCACGCGCTACGGCCAACTCGACCTCGATCGGATTCTGGGGGCGTTAACTCTTGCGCCAGACGGCGACATCGCCATTCACCCCAAAGGGTTAATGGCCGTGGAGCATTACCTGGTGGTTCGCAATTTGATGTACCGCAGCGTGTACAACCACCGACTCAATGTGGTGTGCAACTGGCTGCTGGAACGCCTCGTGCAATTGGTACGAGATCTTGGTCCCAAACAAGTCTGGGCTGACGAGGTAATGGCCCAGTGGCTGTGGAACACCGACCAAATCAACCTTGATCTTTTCCTGGCCAACGATGATGTGCGGACTGGTTATCACCTGCAGCGCTGGAAAGAGGGAGGGCCTTCAGCAGTGGCAGAACTCAGCGCTCGCTTTCTCGACCGCAACTTGTTGAAAGCGACGGCAGTTGATCATTTGAGCCGTGAGAATCAACTCAAATCATTAGCGATCGCAACGCGTCTAGCCGAAAGCCAAGGCCATGAGCCTCGCAACAGCTGTGGACTTCGCCATCAGCAAATCCGCGGCTACCACCCCTATAGAGGGGGATTAAGACTTTGGGATGGAGCCAATCTTCAGGCGCTTGAGCAAGCCTCTCCCCTCGTTGAAAGCCTGACCCAACCTGCCGCAACATCATGGCTCATTCATCCCGGTGACATCAGCGCTGAGCTGCGTCAAACCATGGCTCTTGAATGGACAACGCGATCGAACTGGAGCGCAGAAGAATGAAACTAAAACTCCCAAACCATCGCGACCAGCACTGGAAGGACGCGATCCAAGACTTGCTTGTTGCTGCAAACACGGAGTGTGTTGATCTCGACTGCGGGGACTGGCTTCTGACTTACACAGACATCCAAGACCTCATGGTCCAAGTGGATCAGAACGGGCGACGGCTTGATTCGTTGATCAGCAACGTTCCCGCCACTGTTGTGAGTGCCAGAGCATTTGGTGTTGAAGCAAGGCTTCAACAGTCCGAACCATTCTGCTCAAGGGAGCTCATTAGCCAGGAACTCCCAAGCGACACACCACCGACACAGCCGACAGGCGTGATGTTTCATGAGGGCACATTGCGCTCCGGTGACTACCTGCAAAGCGATCGGAGCATTTTGATTTATGGAGATGTCAATCCTGGAGCCACGGTCAGCTCGTGTGGAGACATTTTGATCTGGGGTCGATTAAGGGGTGTGGCCCATGCAGGCGCCGATGGATCGACCCAAGCGCGGATCATTGCGCTGCAACTTCGCCCACTTCAGCTCCGAATCGCCGATGCAGTGGCGCGAGGACCGGACGACCTTCCCCAGCCAGGGTTAGCGGAACAAGCCTCCCTGCGTAACGGTGTGATCAAAATCG
The DNA window shown above is from Synechococcus sp. CC9902 and carries:
- the petD gene encoding cytochrome b6-f complex subunit IV yields the protein MHILKKPDLSDPKMRAKLAKGMGHNYYGEPAWPNDLLYIFPVVILGTIACVVGLAVLDPAMLADKADPFATPLEILPEWYLYPVFQILRVVPNKLLGIALQTLVPLGLMLVPFIESFNKFQNPFRRPVAMTVFLFGTFTTIYLGIGAAMPIDKSLTLGLF
- the petB gene encoding cytochrome b6 is translated as MANSSPVYDWFQERLEIQDIADDIGTKYVPPHVNIFYCLGGITLVCFLIQFATGFAMTFYYKPTVAEAYTSVQYLMTDVSFGWLIRSVHRWSASMMVLMLILHVFRVYLTGGFKRPRELTWVTGVTMAVITVSFGVTGYSLPWDQVGYWAVKIVSGVPAAIPVVGDFMVELLRGGESVGQATLTRFYSLHTFVMPWLLAVFMLMHFLMIRKQGISGPL
- the ctpZ gene encoding carboxyl-terminal processing protease CtpZ, which encodes MYPTVNNFSHRLRRNTSPMAKKLITQLIAACIAFGLVFVPISGVYALSDTQQLVVDSWRLVNQGYWNPERLDDVRWRRQRQKALEKTIQSSDDAYNAIEEMLGELGDPYTRLLRPKDYAAIKNSTSGNLSGVGLQLGPDDQQDQVVVISALDGSPAADAEIASGAYLLAVDGQPISDLGLEGAANALRGEVGTQVVLTLQQGSNSPEELSLERRSVDLRPVRTRRLRTESHTLGYLRITQFTEGVPMQVLEALAELQDKGIEGLVLDLRNNSGGLVSSGLAVADDFLSGGAIVETRNREGITDSIQAGTSTLFDGPMLTLVNGGTASASEILAGALQDSGRSTLLGNRTFGKGLIQTLTNLSDGSGLAVTVAGYVTPSGRDIQDAGIEPDRLLSDPEPLNPGGEGDRWLNEAEQWMASLLELDNSTSIP
- a CDS encoding HD domain-containing protein, producing the protein MRQRTYNDPLHREIGLEQNAPCEAMVMELIDTAPFQRLRRIRQLGPAFLTFHGAESSRFTHSLGVFHLARRAFKRMVEQAPELEPHRPVLYAAALLHDLGHGPLSHTGEEMFGVRHESWSARIIRDHTEIRECLENERANTADSVADLLEHGISPHPVIQRLVSSQLDCDRLDYLLRDSYSTGTRYGQLDLDRILGALTLAPDGDIAIHPKGLMAVEHYLVVRNLMYRSVYNHRLNVVCNWLLERLVQLVRDLGPKQVWADEVMAQWLWNTDQINLDLFLANDDVRTGYHLQRWKEGGPSAVAELSARFLDRNLLKATAVDHLSRENQLKSLAIATRLAESQGHEPRNSCGLRHQQIRGYHPYRGGLRLWDGANLQALEQASPLVESLTQPAATSWLIHPGDISAELRQTMALEWTTRSNWSAEE
- the minC gene encoding septum site-determining protein MinC, which translates into the protein MKLKLPNHRDQHWKDAIQDLLVAANTECVDLDCGDWLLTYTDIQDLMVQVDQNGRRLDSLISNVPATVVSARAFGVEARLQQSEPFCSRELISQELPSDTPPTQPTGVMFHEGTLRSGDYLQSDRSILIYGDVNPGATVSSCGDILIWGRLRGVAHAGADGSTQARIIALQLRPLQLRIADAVARGPDDLPQPGLAEQASLRNGVIKIDPAEVLSFRQG